A DNA window from Mya arenaria isolate MELC-2E11 chromosome 17, ASM2691426v1 contains the following coding sequences:
- the LOC128223143 gene encoding uncharacterized protein LOC128223143 yields the protein MLFLFNQNILKKKVEYYRKSMDLHIDKITSDVKLSDDLTRQLETTRLHAQSYDKLVTNEFKVLSGTEGAIADAVTPSDVHVSSSSQSVKEAQKKLTEISENVAIQQRSLQVELEQNREILKRSKRLKEQKENEMKGCKQSIEHEEKKFELYTELAKGAQADVDEYEKRSDEAFERTMQSGGVAATGGLLCYFGAVAAPFTGGLSLALAAGTFAAGTGIATVWTVSAIQNGVEYAETKDKIKTYTQKADEARENQAKCQTERAELKRNLKSLEQEIDSAEKNIKDVQNMLDIYFLLETELHQILKRFQQTDVAMHAAAIETESFLKIQRAFTKHSNQTERFDKYVDNLKEKWREMQDVIQFQHKRRIQP from the exons ATAACTTCCGACGTGAAATTATCAGACGACCTGACGAGGCAACTGGAAACTACTCGGCTACATGCTCAATCATATGATAAACTGGTTACAAACGAATTTAAAGTGTTGTCAGGTACAGAGGGTGCCATTGCCGATGCAGTCACACCTTCCGATGTGCATGTTTCCTCATCTTCCCAGTCAGTAAAAGAAGCACAGAAAAAACTTACAGAAATATCGGAAAATGTTGCAATTCAGCAAAGGTCACTGCAGGTCGAGCTTGAACAAAATCGAGAAATATTAAAGCGAAGCAAACGTCTCAAagaacagaaagaaaatgaaatgaaaggATGTAAGCAAAGTATcgaacatgaagaaaaaaagtttgaacTGTATACGGAATTGGCTAAGGGTGCACAAGCTGACGTCGATGAATACGAAAAGAGGAGCGATGAAGCTTTCGAAAGAACAATGCAAAGCGGTGGTGTCGCCGCAACTGGAGGCCTATTATGTTACTTTGGAGCTGTTGCCGCACCCTTCACAG GAGGTTTAAGTCTGGCTTTAGCTGCTGGGACTTTCGCTGCTGGGACGGGTATAGCTACTGTCTGGACAGTGTCTGCAATACAAAACGGAGTGGAATACGCTGAAACGAAagacaaaatcaaaacatacacccAAAAAGCGGATGAAGCAAGAGAAAACCAAGCAAAATGTCAAACGGAAAGAGCTGAGTTGAAAAGAAATCTTAAAAGCCTAGAACAAGAAATag ACtctgcagaaaaaaacattaaagatgtCCAGAATATGCTAGACATCTACTTCCTTTTAGAAACGGAATTGCACCAGATCTTAAAACGATTTCAG CAAACAGACGTAGCTATGCACGCAGCCGCAATTGAAACCGAATCTTTCCTGAAAATTCAAAGAGCATTTACGAAACATAGCAATCAGACGGAAAGATTCGATAAATATGTGGATAATCTTAAG gAAAAGTGGCGTGAAATGCAGGACGTCATTCAATTTCAGCACAAAAGAAGGATACAACCATAA